The following proteins come from a genomic window of Achromobacter deleyi:
- the ehuB gene encoding ectoine/hydroxyectoine ABC transporter substrate-binding protein EhuB, with protein MIVQRTRGILLALSLGLLAACSDSGSDKPAQGASAPAAGGDTLAAAKAAGKIRIGYANEAPFAFMDSKEAKVTGESVEIARVVLKRMGINEVEGVLTEFGSLIPGLQAKRFDIIAAGMYVTPERCGQVAFSNPTYGVGQAFLVKQGNPKNLHSYEDVVKNPDAKLGVVVGAIEAEYATKVKVPAGQMVVFPDAVSALSGVQAGRADAYAATALTVNDLMGKTNDGSGLEKAEPFTDPVIDGKGVRGYGAYAFRTDDKAFADAFNAELAKFIGTDEHKKLVAPFGFTPEELPKDVTAAKLCAGQ; from the coding sequence ATGATCGTCCAACGCACCCGCGGCATCCTGCTGGCCCTGAGCCTGGGCCTGCTGGCCGCCTGCTCCGACTCCGGCTCGGACAAGCCTGCGCAGGGGGCCAGCGCGCCCGCCGCCGGCGGCGACACGCTGGCGGCCGCCAAGGCCGCCGGCAAGATCCGCATCGGCTATGCCAACGAGGCGCCGTTCGCGTTCATGGACAGCAAGGAGGCCAAGGTCACCGGTGAATCGGTCGAAATCGCCCGGGTGGTGCTCAAGCGCATGGGCATCAACGAGGTCGAAGGGGTGCTGACCGAATTCGGCTCGCTGATCCCGGGCCTGCAGGCCAAGCGCTTCGACATCATCGCGGCCGGCATGTACGTCACGCCCGAGCGCTGCGGCCAGGTGGCGTTCTCGAACCCGACCTATGGCGTGGGCCAGGCGTTCCTGGTCAAGCAGGGCAACCCGAAAAACCTGCACAGCTACGAGGACGTGGTGAAGAACCCCGACGCCAAGCTGGGCGTGGTGGTGGGCGCCATCGAGGCCGAATACGCGACCAAGGTGAAAGTGCCGGCCGGCCAGATGGTGGTGTTCCCCGATGCGGTCAGCGCGCTGTCCGGCGTGCAGGCCGGCCGCGCCGATGCCTACGCGGCCACCGCGTTGACGGTCAACGACCTGATGGGCAAGACCAACGACGGCAGCGGCCTGGAGAAGGCCGAGCCGTTCACCGATCCGGTGATCGACGGCAAGGGCGTGCGCGGCTACGGCGCCTATGCCTTCCGCACCGACGACAAGGCCTTTGCCGACGCCTTCAATGCCGAGCTGGCCAAGTTCATCGGCACCGACGAGCACAAGAAACTGGTGGCGCCGTTCGGCTTCACGCCCGAGGAACTGCCCAAGGACGTCACGGCCGCCAAGCTCTGCGCCGGCCAATAA
- a CDS encoding ornithine cyclodeaminase family protein — MVVIDTEQTRRALSFDAAIPALREAFRQGAHVPTRHVHAIESGGAHGTTLIMPAWNEQGYFGVKVINIFPENTRQSLPGLHATYNLYSARTGVPLAQVDGDQVTVFRTAGAAALGASYLAREDARVLVIVGSGRIAGLVAQAMRTVRPIDKVWVWNVRPAGAEALAAALREQGFDASSTLDLEKAVREADIVSCATLSSVPLVRGDWLRPGVHLDLIGSFKPDMIETDTACFDGTTVYVDTDEAPTKAGDLLAAFEAGVLARDEIRGNLTDLVRGQAPGRTRADEVTVFKAVGSALEDLTLAALVYEACSGQAK; from the coding sequence ATGGTAGTGATCGACACCGAACAAACCCGCCGCGCATTGTCGTTCGACGCGGCGATTCCGGCATTGCGCGAGGCCTTCCGCCAGGGCGCCCATGTGCCCACGCGCCACGTCCATGCCATCGAGTCGGGCGGCGCGCACGGCACCACGCTGATCATGCCGGCCTGGAACGAACAGGGTTATTTCGGCGTCAAGGTCATCAACATCTTTCCCGAGAACACGCGCCAGTCGCTGCCCGGCCTGCACGCCACCTACAACCTGTACAGCGCCCGCACCGGCGTGCCGCTGGCGCAGGTGGACGGCGACCAGGTGACGGTGTTCCGCACCGCCGGCGCGGCGGCGCTGGGTGCGTCCTACCTGGCGCGGGAAGACGCGCGCGTGCTGGTCATCGTCGGTTCGGGCCGCATTGCCGGACTGGTGGCGCAGGCCATGCGCACGGTGCGGCCGATCGACAAGGTGTGGGTCTGGAACGTGCGTCCGGCCGGCGCCGAGGCGCTGGCGGCCGCGTTGCGCGAGCAGGGCTTCGACGCCAGCAGCACCCTGGACCTGGAGAAGGCCGTGCGCGAGGCCGACATCGTCAGCTGCGCGACGCTGTCGAGCGTGCCGCTGGTGCGCGGCGACTGGCTGCGCCCCGGCGTCCACCTGGACCTGATCGGCAGCTTCAAGCCCGACATGATCGAGACCGACACGGCCTGCTTCGACGGCACCACCGTCTATGTGGATACCGACGAGGCGCCCACCAAGGCCGGCGATCTGCTGGCCGCGTTCGAGGCCGGCGTGCTGGCCCGCGACGAGATCCGCGGCAACCTCACCGACCTGGTGCGCGGCCAGGCGCCGGGCCGCACCCGCGCCGATGAAGTGACGGTGTTCAAGGCGGTCGGCAGCGCGCTGGAAGACCTGACGCTGGCGGCGCTGGTCTACGAGGCGTGCAGCGGTCAGGCAAAATAA
- a CDS encoding OsmC family protein, producing the protein MKKTATAAWSGDLKTGKGTISTQSGALKNQPYGFNTRFGDTPGTNPEELLGAAHAGCFTMALSNILSEAGLAPQKLDTQAEVTLDKVEGGFAITAVHLTVEAVIPGASAEAFDEAARKAEKGCPVSKVLNAKITMDAKLKS; encoded by the coding sequence ATGAAGAAAACCGCAACCGCCGCCTGGTCGGGCGATCTGAAGACGGGCAAGGGTACGATTTCCACGCAGAGCGGCGCGCTCAAGAACCAGCCCTACGGCTTCAACACGCGCTTCGGCGACACCCCGGGCACCAACCCCGAGGAACTGCTGGGCGCGGCGCACGCCGGCTGCTTCACCATGGCGCTGTCCAACATCCTGAGCGAGGCCGGCCTGGCTCCGCAGAAGCTGGATACGCAGGCCGAGGTCACGCTGGACAAGGTCGAGGGCGGCTTTGCCATCACCGCGGTGCACCTGACCGTGGAAGCCGTGATCCCGGGCGCCAGCGCCGAAGCCTTCGACGAGGCCGCGCGCAAGGCCGAAAAGGGCTGCCCCGTCTCCAAGGTGCTGAACGCCAAGATCACCATGGACGCCAAGCTCAAGTCGTGA